Proteins encoded in a region of the Acidobacteriota bacterium genome:
- a CDS encoding ATP-binding cassette domain-containing protein, with protein sequence MVEVSGLTKRFDTVVAVDGVSFTARPGEILGVLGPNGAGKTTTLRIVAGFLEPSSGRVAVDGIDVLRDSLAVRRRLGFLPENNPLYPEMRVGEYLRFRAALKGIPRRSRDERIAAVAGRCGVAQVLERVIGRLSRGYRQRVGLADALLADPPVVILDEPTVGLDPNQVREVRGLVRELGRDRTVLLSSHVLAEVEQTCDRVVIFHRGRIVAEDSTDALRGRLGRGALVTAEIAPGDAHRAEELAAGVAEIRSSERLEDGWLRLTLAADSDPREQIFRRAALSGVVLRELTRRRLSLEEVFHELTADETPRENAGEESGR encoded by the coding sequence ATGGTCGAGGTGAGCGGACTCACGAAACGGTTCGACACCGTCGTCGCGGTGGACGGCGTCTCGTTCACCGCCCGCCCCGGAGAGATTCTCGGCGTGCTGGGGCCGAACGGCGCCGGGAAGACCACCACTCTCCGGATCGTCGCCGGGTTCCTCGAGCCGAGCTCGGGCCGCGTCGCCGTCGACGGGATCGACGTGCTCCGGGACTCGCTGGCGGTCCGCCGCCGGCTCGGCTTCCTCCCGGAAAACAATCCCCTCTACCCCGAAATGCGGGTGGGCGAATACCTGCGCTTCCGCGCCGCTCTCAAGGGAATCCCGCGCCGTAGTCGCGACGAGCGCATCGCGGCGGTGGCCGGGCGCTGCGGGGTGGCCCAAGTCCTCGAACGGGTGATCGGGCGGCTGTCCCGCGGATACCGCCAGCGTGTCGGTCTGGCCGACGCGCTGCTCGCCGACCCACCGGTGGTGATTCTCGACGAGCCGACGGTCGGACTCGATCCGAACCAGGTTCGGGAGGTGCGGGGACTCGTTCGCGAGCTGGGGCGCGACCGCACCGTCCTCCTTTCGTCCCACGTCCTGGCCGAGGTCGAACAGACCTGCGACCGGGTGGTCATCTTCCACCGGGGGCGCATCGTCGCGGAGGACTCGACGGACGCGCTTCGCGGCCGCCTCGGACGGGGAGCCCTCGTGACGGCCGAGATCGCCCCCGGCGATGCCCATCGCGCCGAGGAGCTCGCCGCCGGAGTGGCCGAGATCCGCTCCAGCGAGCGACTCGAAGACGGGTGGCTCCGGCTCACCCTCGCGGCGGACAGCGACCCGCGCGAACAGATCTTCCGGCGCGCCGCCCTTTCGGGCGTCGTCCTGCGGGAGCTCACCCGCCGCCGGCTGAGCCTGGAAGAGGTCTTCCACGAGCTGACCGCCGACGAGACGCCGCGAGAAAACGCGGGGGAGGAATCCGGCCGATGA
- the add gene encoding adenosine deaminase, whose product MAAPADVPEEIRRLQKVELHQHVDGSIPPRTLWEMLRSHELNPVETFEEMLDRLELREEEEGSLLAYLDKFHYPLWITQFYENIQAVSEAIVRDALRHNVRVLELRYSPLIHTYGGLTVRQAIRAVLSGFNRVRQEHPEIRCGLIVIAMRQHGPHIAKILARQALAEAQHLHERTGVVGFDIAGPEAGNPPRLFREAFDVARKGRLGLTVHAGEAAGADYIWQAVDDLGADRIGHGCAAVADKELLRRLARDRILVECCPTSNRQTGAVPRGARHPIHTFLEYGVPVALCTDNTTVSRTDHDREAAAFAREAGHRGIDLLREIYRVAARHSFIEPRPSVEND is encoded by the coding sequence ATGGCCGCACCCGCGGACGTGCCGGAGGAAATCCGCCGGCTCCAGAAGGTCGAGCTGCACCAGCACGTGGACGGTTCGATCCCGCCCCGGACCCTGTGGGAGATGCTCCGCTCCCACGAGCTGAATCCGGTCGAGACCTTCGAGGAGATGCTCGACCGGCTCGAGCTCCGCGAAGAGGAGGAAGGCTCGCTCCTCGCCTATCTCGACAAGTTCCACTATCCCCTCTGGATCACGCAGTTCTACGAGAACATCCAAGCGGTCTCCGAGGCGATCGTCCGGGACGCGCTGCGGCACAACGTTCGGGTCCTCGAGCTGCGCTATTCGCCGCTGATCCACACCTACGGCGGCCTGACGGTCCGGCAGGCGATCCGGGCCGTGCTGTCGGGGTTCAACCGGGTCCGGCAGGAGCATCCCGAGATCCGGTGCGGACTCATCGTCATCGCGATGCGCCAGCATGGACCGCACATCGCGAAGATTCTCGCCCGGCAGGCGCTCGCCGAGGCGCAGCACCTGCACGAGCGCACCGGCGTGGTGGGCTTCGACATCGCCGGTCCCGAAGCGGGAAATCCGCCGCGCCTGTTCCGGGAAGCGTTCGACGTGGCGCGGAAGGGACGATTGGGCCTCACGGTCCATGCCGGCGAGGCGGCGGGGGCGGACTACATCTGGCAGGCCGTCGACGACCTGGGCGCCGACCGGATCGGCCACGGCTGCGCCGCCGTGGCCGACAAGGAGCTGCTTCGCCGGCTCGCGCGGGACCGCATTCTCGTCGAGTGCTGCCCGACATCGAACCGCCAAACCGGGGCGGTGCCGCGCGGGGCCCGGCACCCGATCCACACGTTCCTGGAGTACGGCGTTCCCGTCGCGCTCTGCACCGACAACACCACCGTGTCCCGGACGGACCACGACCGGGAAGCCGCCGCTTTCGCCCGCGAGGCGGGGCACCGAGGGATCGATCTCCTGCGCGAGATCTACCGCGTGGCCGCGCGACACAGCTTCATCGAACCGAGACCCTCGGTCGAGAACGACTGA
- a CDS encoding Hpt domain-containing protein, which yields MPDIQAVAPVDLAEGLQRAGNDRAFYKELLEMLVADLPRQAAEMRTALERGDLEALRRTAHAVKGAAASLAAGTARELAFQIETFARSGRPDGIAPLITDLEQEGERLRAFAGEL from the coding sequence ATGCCGGACATCCAGGCGGTCGCCCCCGTGGATCTGGCCGAGGGCCTCCAGCGGGCCGGCAACGACCGCGCCTTCTACAAGGAATTGTTGGAGATGCTCGTGGCGGACCTGCCGCGCCAGGCGGCCGAGATGCGCACCGCCCTCGAGCGCGGGGACCTGGAGGCGCTCCGCAGGACCGCGCACGCCGTGAAAGGGGCCGCCGCCTCCCTTGCGGCGGGGACGGCGCGGGAACTGGCGTTCCAGATCGAGACGTTCGCCCGATCCGGCCGGCCGGACGGGATCGCCCCTCTCATCACCGACCTCGAGCAGGAGGGCGAACGACTCCGAGCGTTCGCCGGGGAACTGTGA
- the queF gene encoding NADPH-dependent 7-cyano-7-deazaguanine reductase QueF: protein MAAPSRELEVVPNPAPDRPYLVRVVAPEFTCVCPRTGQPDFATIVLEYVPAASIVELKSFKLYLWSWRDEGAFHEAAVNRILDDVVAACDPAWARVTGFFRVRGGLSTTVVAVAGRLPEGVSGPAAVPRPLDTEL from the coding sequence ATGGCTGCGCCGTCGCGAGAACTCGAGGTCGTCCCCAATCCCGCCCCGGACCGGCCGTATCTCGTCAGGGTCGTGGCGCCCGAGTTCACCTGCGTGTGCCCGCGGACCGGACAGCCGGACTTCGCCACCATCGTCCTGGAGTACGTGCCGGCCGCGTCCATCGTCGAGTTGAAGTCGTTCAAGCTCTACCTGTGGTCTTGGCGCGACGAGGGGGCTTTCCACGAGGCGGCCGTCAACCGCATCCTCGACGACGTGGTGGCGGCGTGCGATCCCGCGTGGGCGCGCGTCACCGGGTTCTTCCGGGTGCGCGGGGGGCTCTCCACGACGGTGGTCGCGGTCGCCGGGCGCCTGCCGGAGGGGGTCAGCGGGCCCGCGGCCGTCCCGAGGCCGCTCGACACGGAGCTCTGA
- a CDS encoding DUF971 domain-containing protein → MPRGRASPGSSGCAGGSPRRWSRSPGACRRGSAGPRPSRGRSTRSSERREAVGEVVPRAIEIFPNGEIGIAWSDGREDIHPPARLRRACPCAECVDELTGRRRYDPARIPDDLRATGWKAVGGYGVRFDWSDGHDTGIYSFEYLRALGEAPHPA, encoded by the coding sequence ATCCCGCGTGGGCGCGCGTCACCGGGTTCTTCCGGGTGCGCGGGGGGCTCTCCACGACGGTGGTCGCGGTCGCCGGGCGCCTGCCGGAGGGGGTCAGCGGGCCCGCGGCCGTCCCGAGGCCGCTCGACACGGAGCTCTGAGCGGAGGGAAGCCGTGGGCGAGGTGGTGCCGCGGGCGATCGAGATCTTCCCCAACGGGGAGATCGGCATCGCGTGGAGCGACGGGAGGGAGGACATCCACCCGCCGGCCCGGCTCCGCCGCGCCTGCCCCTGCGCGGAGTGTGTCGACGAGCTGACCGGCCGGCGCCGTTACGATCCCGCTCGGATTCCCGACGACCTGCGGGCGACCGGCTGGAAGGCGGTGGGCGGCTACGGGGTGCGCTTCGACTGGAGCGACGGCCACGACACCGGCATCTACTCCTTCGAGTACCTGCGCGCTCTCGGTGAGGCGCCTCACCCGGCGTGA